The Terriglobales bacterium genome includes a region encoding these proteins:
- the eno gene encoding phosphopyruvate hydratase → MKNSSPTAIAAIRAREILDSRGNPTVEADVILSSGAMGRAAVPSGASTGEHEAMELRDGDKHRYLGKGVQKAVQNVRRELGPALEGMDASEQRRLDERMLELDGTRNKSGFGANAILAVSMAAARAAAAQLGIPLYRYLGGMNANLLPVPMMNILNGGAHADNNVDFQEFMVMPVGASSFHEALRWGAETFHTLKGVLKKRGYNTAVGDEGGFAPSLKSNVEAIELILEAVQAAGYKAGEQIAIALDPASSEFFSEGKYVFKKSDKSVKTSEQMVRFWSDWAKQYPIVSLEDGLAEDDWEGWKILTDELGDRIQLVGDDLFVTSTERLGRGIEQGVANSILIKVNQIGTVSETLDAIEMAHGNGYTAVISHRSGETEDTFIADLAVATGAGQIKTGSASRTDRIAKYNQLLRIEEELGRAARFLGIEAVNYG, encoded by the coding sequence ATGAAGAACTCCAGCCCCACCGCGATCGCTGCCATCCGCGCTCGCGAGATTCTGGACTCGCGCGGCAACCCTACGGTCGAAGCGGACGTGATCCTCAGCTCCGGGGCGATGGGACGCGCCGCCGTACCCAGCGGGGCCTCCACCGGCGAGCACGAAGCCATGGAGCTGCGCGATGGCGACAAACACCGTTACCTGGGCAAAGGCGTGCAGAAAGCGGTACAGAACGTGCGCCGTGAGCTCGGACCGGCTCTGGAAGGCATGGACGCATCCGAACAGCGCCGCCTCGACGAGCGCATGCTGGAACTGGACGGTACCCGCAACAAGTCCGGCTTTGGCGCCAATGCCATCCTGGCGGTGAGCATGGCGGCCGCCCGTGCTGCGGCCGCGCAGCTTGGGATTCCGCTGTATCGCTATCTGGGCGGCATGAACGCCAATCTGCTGCCGGTACCCATGATGAACATCCTGAACGGGGGCGCCCACGCCGACAACAACGTGGACTTCCAGGAATTCATGGTCATGCCGGTGGGCGCGTCCTCGTTCCATGAAGCACTGCGCTGGGGCGCGGAGACGTTCCACACCCTGAAGGGAGTGCTCAAGAAGCGCGGCTACAACACGGCTGTAGGCGACGAAGGCGGTTTCGCTCCTTCGCTGAAGTCGAACGTGGAAGCCATCGAGCTGATTCTGGAAGCCGTGCAGGCGGCCGGCTACAAGGCGGGCGAGCAGATTGCCATCGCGCTCGATCCGGCTTCGAGCGAGTTCTTCTCGGAAGGCAAGTACGTTTTCAAGAAGTCGGACAAGTCGGTGAAGACCAGCGAGCAGATGGTGCGCTTCTGGTCGGACTGGGCCAAGCAGTATCCCATTGTGTCTCTCGAGGACGGTTTGGCCGAGGACGACTGGGAAGGTTGGAAGATCCTGACCGACGAATTGGGCGACCGCATTCAATTGGTGGGCGACGATCTGTTCGTCACCAGCACGGAGCGGCTCGGGCGGGGCATCGAGCAGGGCGTGGCCAACTCCATCCTCATCAAGGTGAACCAGATCGGCACCGTGAGTGAGACGCTCGACGCCATCGAGATGGCCCACGGCAATGGCTACACCGCCGTCATCTCGCATCGCTCCGGCGAGACCGAAGACACGTTTATCGCCGACCTGGCCGTGGCCACCGGCGCCGGCCAGATCAAGACCGG